In Micropterus dolomieu isolate WLL.071019.BEF.003 ecotype Adirondacks linkage group LG09, ASM2129224v1, whole genome shotgun sequence, the DNA window aatgcaacacaatgctagacctcatgtggctggagtgtgtcagcagttcctgcaagaggaaggcattgacgctatggactggcccgcccgttccccagacctgaatccaactgagcacatctgggacatcatgtctcgctccatccaccaacgccacgttgcaccacagactgtccaggatgctttagtccaggtctgggaggagatccctcaggagaccatccgtcACCTCATctggagcatgcccaggcgttgtagggaggtcatacagacacgtggaggccacacacactactgagcctcattttgacttgttttaaggacgttacatcaaagttggatcggcctgtagtgtggttttccactttgattttgagtgtgactccaaatccagacctccatgggttgataaattggatttccattgataatttttgtgtgattttgttgtcagcacattcaactatgtaaagaaaggagtatttaatgagattatttaattcattcagatctaggatgtgttattttagtgttccctttatttttttgagcagtgtatgatAATTGAATGATGACTTTTGAAATTAGCTCAGCAACAGCCTTACAAACAGACTAGGCCTCAAGACATACAGTAGGGTGGTTTGACATACCAaggtaaaatgtaaattaaaaataacaattaaaaaaacacttggTGGAAAACAGATTCAAACACAACAACGGATTTGAATGGCTCATAAACCACCTGAAATTCATATTAGCGATCACAGTGCACACTGAACTAAATGATTTTCTGCGGGTTTTCtcaagatgaaaacattttttttttttaaagtccaTTAAAACATCTGAAATACTTAGAAAACCCCAAAAACTTGAAAAGGCTAATAAAATGATCAATTCAATATTCTGTTTCTATCAGTGGAAGGTCCAACCAATAACCTAAAGTGCTATGGTCTCATTTTTCATGAATAGCATGTTCTGTTTGTTAGAGGAAGAATATCTCACTGATGGAAAGCAGATCTTCAGTTTGAAGATTCAACCAGCACATACTGAGCGcattaaaatgttcatttaCTTGACAGGTTCCCCTCATCTCTACCTTATGGCAGACAGACTTTACAAGGTCCTAAGCATTGTGGGTAAAACAGGCTGTAATGTTTTGTTCAATGACTGAGTTCAACTGAGACTGACTAAGACAGcgttttttcaaataaaacaacaaaccgAAACAACCGCAATATataagtgatttaaaaaaacaaaacacagctactctgatctttttatttcattttaagaatTGACTCgtgaaattgtttttaaaaaactttatttgGCCGTATCATGTGAACTTTGGTGCACAGTGATGCAGTATCTACTAACCACTAAGTTGATGTGCATTAAACTTTAGGGTGAAAAGACACGTGATACAGTTACAAACATTACATGATATAATATTATGCTCAGAAATAAATTGCATAGATGTGATAAACAGTCTGTTCTCCCAGAAATATAGCTAATTTAAAGTCATCAATAAAACAATAGTCCATCCATCAATTTGCATATACATTTGTCTCTGTTAGCAGTATGCCTACCTACCGGTGACAGTCCCCACTTTCACCACACACAGTTTTAAGGCCACTGGATAACTCACTATGGAAAGCAGTACTATTTAGATTGCTGCAGTGCAATTGATACAAAACCAGATATGGTGAGCTGCATCTCTTTGAACAAATCATTTACAACCTTCAGGCAGCAGTTTAAACCAATCAAAGGGCAGTTTGTCGTTCACAGTGTGGGCTATTCTGTGAACTCACTGTAAGTCAAGACATTTCccaaaaatagattttcttcCAATACAGTCATGAATCATTAGATGCCACAGTGTGTATTGTAAGTGACATATAGTGTTGTTTAATATATAGACAACCTCAAGATGTTGATCTGAGCAAAACCAACTGCTGGGTCGGATACAGAAGTCATGATATAAATTTTCCGCTGTGTATACAAGGACTATAAATTTATTCTATACACACCTATTTCgatagcttgttttttttaaagatacccgtgttaaatgttgtgtttttgctttagaGTGCATCAGAATAATACTTCAAGCAACACTGTAGCTCAACTGTCTTAGTTTTGCTATGGACTGCCTCACATGGCATGCAGTACTTTTCTTTGGTGGCAAGATTGAAATCTGGCCTTCCCAACCCTGTTGGCCTTCCTCCATGTTTAAGGGTCGCCTGTTAAGTGTTTGACCACTAGAGGCACCGTAGAGCAACACTGTTATGACCTTTATAGCCTACACTTCTGACAAGCAGGTCACCGCATAGTTTCCATGACGGCACACGTCCACATAATGTGCCTTTACATATGGATAACTGGTGGGGGTAAATGTGCCAGTAACGAGGAGAAGACCATGTATAACATGTATACAATGCAGGTTTCAAGACGTAAAAAAAAGTCTTTGCAAATATTTTATGAGGTAGTAAATGcatccattgtgtttgttaCACCTTTAGGGTAAAAACAAGATATGCTTATGTtagaaaacactgaaactatagatatacaaatacaataaatcTCTGCAGGGTACCCTTAAGCTCATTGGTCAGTTGTAATCTGATTCTAACAATTGGAATCTAACAATTAAAATTGTTATtaccaaaataaataatatgttagCATATTGTTTGACGGCTCCTTAACCTGTAATTAGTGTTATTATTGAGAGATACACATTGATTTGTTAGCACCTTGAATAACACGTACATTTGGCTAAACCTTAAAGTGATATCAACTGACATCGACTTAGAAGTCCTATTTCAAGACTTTTGATGAATGTGTGGAACACCGTGTAGTCACCAGTGAAGGGAAATCACTTTTGGCAAAGCAATAGGAACCCCTCCGTTTTTGGAGGTTACATGTCAAGAGCTCACTTTGAAGCGGCCTGCTCCTCCATGCCAGCCTGCGTCATGAGCTCGGCCACGTTCTTCTCAAGGTCATCAATGCGGGCTCCCATCTCATCCAGTGTGAAAAGTGAAGGGAAAGTCTGCCAGGAACTGTACATGTTGCCCACATTACAGCCCAACACAGCAGCCAATTTCAATATGCATTATATAAATGATTTGCAGCATGAGCAGTGTATTACACCACATCCAAAGATATTGGGCTTTAAAGCTAAAAACATAAATTCTTAACTCTACTTTAGGCCTGTttcacaaaagacattttgacagtAGCTGTAGCACGGGTGCAAATCATAAAATGATGATGGAACAGTGtctgaaaaatgaataaatgttactGTTGCTTAAAAACACCTATGCTTTCCCCTACTATTACAACCATAGACGGTATATAAAGATTACAACTTAAAATGGCTGCTGTGGAAAAGACCTATTTTTTTTGGCTTCTCtggaaaagtcttttttttggAGTCTTGTCctcataaaagtttttttttttttttattaatattttttatttgatatacTTTCATATAAGCTGCATTTGACAAATGTATATctaatatacaaaatatactcAGGCTATAAATAACAAGTGTTTCCAAAAATCTGGTTGAGATATTGTGGCTTTTGCTAGTTGATCCCAGGGCCTGTTTGATCCGATCCCCGTTAAACTAAATTTGAACGCCCCCCAGTGGCCGTGCATGTTACCACACGACTGTCTTTGACAGGGAGGACACGTCACGTCTTTCATTAGCACCCTCAGGTGTGTCGCTTCCAGTCGAGACCACAGAGTCTACACATACCTTACTGTACCCAAAAATAATGCTGCGTCATTTCTGAGCTCCACCTAAAACGCCAAGAAGTgaagttaacagctgtaaatagTTGCAGTAAGAAGGATATTTTTAGACTCCAGCTGTTCAGACACTGTCTGGAATCTTCCTTGAAGTCTCTGCATCGTTTTCTCCATCTAAAATGGAGAGAAAACCGTCAGGAAACTATTTTACAAGACACGTATAGCTCACATGAAACAAACTTACCGCCTCTGTCATATCTTTAGCTGCTTTGCGGTCTGTGTTTGACATGGTTTCTTCAACAACACGCAGATATTTCCCTGGAATCTAAATGTTGCCCATAAAATCGGACTACAGATGTTTGTTTGGTTAAACTGGGCTGTGACAACGacgataaaaaaaacaatcccaACTCAGTTTTCCACAAAAACGTTT includes these proteins:
- the LOC123976422 gene encoding heat shock factor-binding protein 1-like protein 1; translated protein: MSNTDRKAAKDMTEAMEKTMQRLQGRFQTVSEQLESKMDEMGARIDDLEKNVAELMTQAGMEEQAASK